In Gimesia benthica, a single window of DNA contains:
- a CDS encoding A24 family peptidase, protein MDWHQLLLENWHVKFVSIVLIYAAYIDGKELRVPNWITYPMVLSGLVYMTWTGGLAGLGWGLLGMAVGLATLLPLYSVGGMGAGDVKLMAGIGAWLGVKITFYAFCVTTVVGAVMAVAMVLYRKSFYKHLGQAIMILDEWRSVKNPRELSRIAKERKPTMYLLPYGIPICIGSIAYFFYAGLL, encoded by the coding sequence ATGGATTGGCATCAGTTACTTCTCGAGAATTGGCATGTTAAGTTTGTTTCCATCGTCTTGATTTATGCTGCTTACATTGATGGTAAAGAACTGCGGGTTCCGAACTGGATTACCTATCCGATGGTTCTGTCTGGTCTGGTCTACATGACCTGGACCGGTGGTCTGGCTGGCCTGGGCTGGGGACTGCTGGGAATGGCTGTCGGACTGGCTACTCTGCTCCCGCTGTATAGCGTCGGTGGCATGGGCGCGGGTGATGTGAAACTGATGGCCGGCATCGGTGCCTGGCTGGGAGTGAAAATCACCTTCTATGCGTTCTGTGTGACAACCGTTGTGGGAGCTGTGATGGCTGTCGCCATGGTGCTCTACCGCAAGAGCTTTTACAAGCACCTGGGGCAGGCGATCATGATTCTGGACGAATGGCGTTCCGTCAAGAACCCACGGGAACTGTCGCGGATTGCTAAAGAACGCAAGCCTACCATGTACCTGCTGCCTTACGGGATTCCGATCTGCATCGGATCAATCGCTTACTTCTTCTATGCCGGCCTGCTGTAA
- a CDS encoding divalent metal cation transporter, which yields MTDEADNSRIEQDRQLILDAKQRGTGAKLLAYTKLSGPGWLQSAITLGGGSLAGGLYLGILSGYHLMWLQPLAMIMGVIMLSAIGYVALSTKERPFTAINTHINPVLGWGWAIATLMANLVWCMPQYALGTAALQQNLAPELFTNDDSGKILAVAMMFILSGIVIWFYDSGGWGIKLFEGILKILVGIVVICFFGVVIKMSVSTNDLDWARILAGYIPNFSLFNNPSPEFAGVLSEAGQYADYWKNLIVGNQQKVMITAAATAVGINMTFLLPYSMRAKGWDKDFRGLAMFDLSTGLFVPFVLATSCVVIAAASQFHAKPAAGLLGEKDEQGQVVKADPGLLGQYHKLLDSRIQAEVSPGEWKELSSDQQALEQKRDAIPLPERKLAAMLVNRDAFQLASALKPLAGATVSQLVFGIGVLSMAVSTIIILMLINGFVFCEMLGVEPKGMYHRIGCFMPAITGSVGSFFWKGDAKAWLAVPTSMFGMVLLPIAYLTFFFMMNSKQILGERIPTGGKRLAWNIAMGVATLLATFGSLFSIKSSSFAGYGFTALGIFIGLAIVVHFVRQPAPVEQPPAAE from the coding sequence ATGACAGACGAAGCAGACAATTCCCGGATTGAACAAGATCGCCAGTTAATTCTGGATGCCAAACAGCGTGGTACGGGAGCCAAGTTACTGGCATACACAAAACTTTCTGGTCCCGGCTGGTTGCAGAGTGCAATCACACTGGGGGGCGGGTCACTGGCCGGTGGTCTGTATCTGGGGATTCTCTCCGGTTATCACCTGATGTGGCTGCAGCCACTGGCGATGATCATGGGCGTGATCATGTTGAGTGCCATTGGTTACGTTGCACTCTCCACCAAAGAACGCCCCTTCACGGCGATCAATACACACATTAACCCGGTTCTGGGTTGGGGCTGGGCGATTGCAACCCTGATGGCCAACCTGGTCTGGTGTATGCCTCAGTATGCACTGGGAACCGCGGCACTCCAGCAGAATCTGGCCCCCGAACTGTTTACCAATGATGACAGCGGGAAAATCTTAGCGGTCGCGATGATGTTTATTCTTTCCGGGATTGTGATCTGGTTTTACGATTCGGGCGGATGGGGCATCAAGCTGTTTGAAGGAATTTTGAAGATCCTGGTCGGGATCGTGGTGATCTGCTTCTTTGGTGTGGTCATCAAGATGAGTGTTTCCACAAACGATCTGGACTGGGCCAGGATTCTGGCCGGCTATATTCCTAATTTCAGTCTGTTTAATAATCCCTCTCCTGAGTTTGCGGGTGTGTTATCCGAAGCGGGACAATACGCCGATTACTGGAAAAATCTGATTGTCGGCAATCAGCAGAAGGTGATGATCACCGCGGCAGCGACAGCCGTCGGTATCAATATGACCTTCCTGTTACCATACTCCATGCGGGCCAAAGGCTGGGACAAGGACTTCCGTGGTCTGGCAATGTTCGACCTTTCTACCGGTCTGTTTGTGCCATTCGTTTTGGCGACCAGTTGTGTTGTGATCGCAGCTGCTTCCCAGTTCCACGCGAAACCGGCGGCGGGCCTGCTGGGGGAAAAAGACGAACAGGGACAGGTTGTTAAAGCCGATCCGGGCCTGCTGGGACAGTACCATAAGCTGCTGGACAGCCGGATTCAGGCGGAAGTTTCTCCCGGAGAGTGGAAGGAACTGTCGAGCGATCAACAGGCACTGGAGCAGAAGCGGGATGCAATTCCCCTGCCGGAACGTAAGCTGGCTGCGATGCTGGTCAACCGAGATGCCTTCCAACTGGCTTCTGCACTGAAGCCGCTGGCGGGAGCCACTGTCTCACAGCTGGTCTTCGGGATCGGTGTGTTATCGATGGCCGTTTCCACCATTATCATTCTGATGTTGATCAACGGCTTCGTATTCTGCGAAATGCTGGGGGTAGAACCCAAAGGGATGTATCACCGGATTGGTTGTTTCATGCCGGCAATTACGGGGTCAGTTGGCTCCTTCTTCTGGAAAGGGGATGCCAAGGCCTGGCTGGCAGTTCCCACTTCGATGTTCGGAATGGTGCTGTTGCCGATCGCCTACCTGACGTTCTTCTTTATGATGAACTCAAAACAGATCCTGGGCGAGCGGATTCCCACAGGCGGCAAACGGCTCGCCTGGAACATCGCGATGGGGGTCGCCACCCTGCTGGCAACCTTCGGTTCACTCTTCAGTATCAAATCCAGCAGCTTTGCCGGATACGGGTTTACCGCACTGGGGATCTTTATCGGACTCGCAATTGTGGTGCACTTCGTACGCCAGCCGGCGCCGGTTGAACAGCCCCCTGCGGCCGAATAA
- a CDS encoding Flp family type IVb pilin — protein MKNLTKSIKNFLVSEDGPTAVEYAVMLALIVIVCLTAIQAVGTNANAKFEQVRDALT, from the coding sequence ATGAAGAATCTGACAAAGAGCATCAAGAATTTCCTGGTATCAGAAGATGGTCCTACAGCTGTTGAATACGCTGTAATGCTGGCTCTGATCGTCATCGTTTGTCTGACTGCCATCCAGGCTGTTGGTACAAACGCCAATGCGAAATTCGAACAGGTTCGTGACGCGTTGACCTAA
- a CDS encoding glycosyltransferase family 2 protein: MLDSSTSADSNQSVAVPVFAPDSAEMMAQFQNLEPLLAEIEQSYTPQTDTPPTPAEPVPTTGKTVVVMPAYNAASTLLKTLADLPQDVVDEIILVDDGSTDATVDLALREGLTVIRHKENRGYGGNQKTCYQYALEHGAEYIVMLHPDYQYDSRVVGLAVELLKLDICDVVMGSRIRTRKEALAGGMPAWKYLANRMLTITENIALGQNLGDFHSGFRAYRREVLETIPFERNSNDFVFDSQFLAQAVHFQFRVGDIPVPVRYFPEASSINFRRCVKYGICTLAVLARFWAQRLRIRPSKIFFSKRTDSDTENREELQQASQKKTGTPEN, translated from the coding sequence GTGCTCGATTCATCCACCAGTGCCGATAGCAACCAGAGTGTCGCCGTCCCCGTCTTTGCACCTGACAGCGCCGAGATGATGGCCCAGTTCCAAAACCTGGAACCACTGCTGGCCGAAATCGAACAGTCCTACACTCCACAGACTGATACGCCACCGACTCCGGCGGAACCAGTTCCCACGACGGGCAAGACCGTCGTCGTCATGCCGGCTTATAATGCCGCTTCAACATTACTCAAAACACTCGCTGATCTACCACAGGATGTCGTCGACGAAATCATCCTGGTTGATGACGGCAGCACAGACGCCACCGTGGATCTCGCTCTGCGGGAAGGACTCACGGTCATCAGACATAAAGAAAACCGGGGTTATGGCGGGAACCAGAAGACCTGTTACCAGTATGCCCTGGAGCATGGCGCCGAATACATCGTTATGCTGCACCCCGACTATCAATATGACAGTCGCGTGGTGGGACTCGCAGTAGAGTTACTCAAACTGGATATCTGTGACGTCGTAATGGGTTCGCGGATCCGCACACGTAAGGAAGCCCTCGCGGGAGGTATGCCAGCCTGGAAATATCTGGCAAATCGTATGCTGACCATTACTGAAAACATTGCCCTGGGACAGAATCTGGGAGATTTTCACAGCGGTTTCCGTGCCTATCGCAGGGAAGTCCTGGAAACAATTCCATTCGAACGTAATTCCAATGACTTCGTCTTCGACAGCCAGTTCCTGGCACAGGCTGTTCACTTTCAATTCCGCGTGGGTGACATCCCGGTTCCGGTCCGCTATTTTCCTGAAGCTTCGAGTATCAACTTCCGCCGTTGTGTAAAGTATGGCATCTGCACTCTGGCTGTGCTGGCAAGGTTCTGGGCACAACGACTGCGAATTCGTCCTTCAAAAATATTCTTCAGTAAGCGGACCGATTCAGATACTGAGAATCGCGAAGAACTCCAGCAGGCTTCACAAAAAAAGACAGGCACGCCGGAAAATTAA
- the cpaB gene encoding Flp pilus assembly protein CpaB — MKLKSLMMLVVAVGCGLVAMLGVRQVLNRDNQKEEVKRANVLVTISEIAPGTPLTESNVKFKSWPIDQIPEGSVTKLEEYKERSIKTRAVPGEIVMKAKLSEQGVRGASVEIPDGKRVFTTSVDMTKTHSGLILPGDFVDVYVTFTARKQQGGLSTITKVILERVKIFATDHLTDVGGTESNQVKSKNISLLLSPREGAILKLAEKKGEVHLALRSQSDDSDTEDVQFDDQELAEVFSIDGSEYLQDGEEAQGDVKKDKQPVVKKSQENTKSAKEFLDQQQEPQMMTSAEVEVEPMEEEKKMWQIEIYSGEEKIVQEVELLEEELSDQQAALKNLWDSFTKRQKQKIN, encoded by the coding sequence ATGAAACTGAAGTCATTGATGATGTTGGTAGTCGCAGTCGGCTGTGGTTTAGTTGCGATGTTGGGCGTCCGACAGGTCCTGAATCGGGATAATCAAAAGGAAGAGGTTAAACGAGCAAATGTGCTGGTGACCATTTCCGAGATTGCCCCCGGGACTCCCCTGACGGAATCCAATGTGAAATTTAAATCATGGCCCATTGATCAAATACCAGAAGGCTCAGTTACAAAGCTGGAAGAATATAAAGAGCGCTCAATTAAAACCCGGGCCGTTCCTGGCGAAATCGTGATGAAAGCGAAGCTCAGTGAACAAGGTGTAAGGGGCGCATCAGTTGAAATTCCAGATGGAAAACGGGTCTTTACGACATCGGTCGATATGACCAAAACACACAGTGGTTTGATACTCCCGGGTGACTTTGTTGATGTGTATGTGACATTCACGGCGCGAAAGCAACAGGGGGGATTGTCGACCATCACTAAAGTAATTCTGGAGCGCGTCAAGATCTTTGCCACGGATCATCTCACTGACGTTGGTGGAACCGAAAGCAACCAGGTCAAATCCAAGAACATATCGTTACTGCTCTCTCCCCGTGAAGGAGCAATTCTGAAACTGGCTGAGAAAAAAGGAGAAGTTCACCTCGCCCTGCGGTCGCAATCAGATGATTCCGACACTGAGGACGTTCAGTTTGACGATCAGGAACTGGCAGAGGTCTTTTCAATAGATGGCAGTGAATACCTGCAGGATGGTGAAGAGGCACAGGGCGATGTAAAGAAAGACAAACAGCCTGTTGTTAAGAAGTCACAGGAAAACACGAAGTCGGCAAAAGAGTTTCTCGATCAACAGCAGGAGCCTCAGATGATGACCTCTGCTGAAGTCGAAGTCGAGCCGATGGAAGAAGAAAAGAAAATGTGGCAGATTGAAATTTATTCAGGCGAAGAAAAAATTGTTCAGGAAGTGGAACTGCTGGAAGAGGAACTGAGTGATCAGCAGGCAGCTCTGAAAAATCTGTGGGACTCGTTTACGAAAAGACAGAAGCAGAAAATCAATTGA
- a CDS encoding rhomboid family intramembrane serine protease codes for MRKIGTLPSEQQAKLFEDFLLTEEIGANIDTSGDEWNIWILDEDQVEQAKQELAAFTDDPGAEKYQAATRQAEAIRDERIAQARAAVKRQVKVRDTWNQPFTSRCPVTSLLIGVSVVVFLLMQTNDYNIPIRQALSICSFEVSGDMVRYDTRLLDIQKGELWRLVSPIFLHFGPLHILFNCIMTYQLGGAIEINRGSLKLAAMVILIAVPSNLAQYWFSGPMFGGLSGVVYGLFGYMWMKSLYDPQSSFFIPPNMVIILIGWFFLCIAGVVGNVANYAHGFGLGTGIVIGLASTWWREAGKSNRTG; via the coding sequence ATGCGAAAAATTGGGACGCTGCCCTCAGAGCAGCAGGCGAAACTGTTCGAAGACTTTCTGCTCACAGAGGAGATCGGCGCCAACATCGATACTTCCGGTGACGAGTGGAACATCTGGATCCTGGATGAAGATCAGGTCGAACAGGCCAAGCAGGAACTGGCCGCATTCACAGATGATCCTGGTGCAGAGAAGTACCAGGCAGCCACCCGTCAGGCGGAAGCCATTCGGGATGAACGAATCGCCCAGGCCCGGGCGGCCGTCAAACGTCAGGTTAAAGTGCGTGACACCTGGAATCAGCCTTTCACCAGTCGCTGTCCGGTAACATCCCTGCTGATCGGTGTCAGTGTGGTGGTGTTTCTGCTGATGCAAACCAATGACTACAACATCCCCATTCGCCAGGCACTGAGTATCTGCTCCTTCGAGGTGTCGGGCGATATGGTGCGTTATGATACCCGGTTGCTGGATATTCAAAAGGGCGAACTCTGGCGTCTGGTCTCACCCATTTTTCTTCACTTTGGTCCGTTGCACATTCTGTTTAACTGCATCATGACTTACCAGTTAGGTGGGGCAATTGAAATCAATCGGGGCAGTCTGAAACTGGCCGCGATGGTGATTCTGATCGCCGTTCCATCTAACCTGGCGCAGTACTGGTTCTCGGGCCCCATGTTCGGTGGCCTGTCGGGCGTTGTTTATGGTTTGTTTGGATACATGTGGATGAAAAGCTTATACGATCCGCAATCCAGTTTTTTCATACCGCCCAACATGGTGATCATTCTGATTGGCTGGTTTTTTCTCTGTATCGCCGGTGTGGTCGGGAATGTGGCTAATTACGCACATGGCTTCGGGCTGGGGACCGGCATCGTTATCGGGCTGGCATCCACGTGGTGGCGCGAGGCTGGCAAATCAAATCGAACTGGCTGA
- a CDS encoding M16 family metallopeptidase has protein sequence MMNRQKWSLTAGVLFVMSFVSHSFVTAADNPAPPQKIRTVEGITEYELGNGMRVLLFPDASSPKVTVNLTLLVGSRHEGYGETGMAHLLEHMLFKGTPTHQNIPKELQARGAQFNGTTWYDRTNYYETLPASEDNLEFALKMEADRMLNSYVKAEDLASEMTVVRNEFERGENSPSRMLMQKVMATAFEWHNYGKSTIGNRADIERVPIDRLKAFYKKYYQPDNAVLIVAGKFETDQALQLINKYFGTIPRPERKLDKTYTEEPPQEGERIVTLKRIGEVPVVGVAYHIPAAAHKDMAALDVLESTLTDDPSGVLYQALVKTKKASSVSGSIFALHDPGVLRLMVEVIKGNDPQVVLGIMFDTLQEVRDKGISPENVARAKQKLLKQYEQAENNSSRLAVELSEWVAMGDWRLRFLYRDALEKVTPEDVKRVADEYLKENNRTVGIFVPVEESQKVAIPQVADIEKMIGDYKGREAVATGENFDVSPENIEKRTTIKTLPGGVKVALLSKKTRGEEVNLKMTLRYGNLENLQGKRTACEFLPAIMKRGTKNLTRQQIEDELNKLRAQLSLSGSPGEVNVGIKTRRDSLGKVLDILRQILREPTLPASELELLKTQQVAMLDKQKTDPQSRAILSVRRQLRPYAPEDPRYVPDIDEETARVKALTQSDLQSLYENYLGASVGEIAVVGDFAEEEIFEQLGTVLNDWKSPAEYAHIPSEPHKIPGKLTEIIIPDKANAFYFAGLTFPMNSMSPEYPDLIVAGSVLGSSGLSSRLGDRVRQKEGLAYGVGAFIHADNVDPRGSISIYASCNPDNMEKVEVAIKEELELLIAKGITGEELANAQKGYLEQQEVSRTSDASLAGILTTNLFADRDMTYYIDLEKKINAVTSEAAQKAFAKFINPKDLIITVSGSLKK, from the coding sequence ATGATGAATCGACAAAAATGGAGTTTAACCGCAGGGGTACTGTTTGTAATGAGTTTTGTTTCCCATTCGTTTGTGACTGCTGCAGACAACCCTGCTCCTCCTCAGAAAATTCGTACCGTGGAAGGGATCACGGAGTATGAGCTGGGTAACGGGATGCGTGTGCTGCTCTTCCCTGATGCATCCAGCCCCAAGGTCACCGTCAACCTGACACTGCTGGTCGGGTCACGGCACGAGGGCTATGGCGAGACGGGCATGGCGCACCTGCTGGAGCACATGTTGTTTAAAGGGACACCCACGCATCAGAATATTCCCAAAGAACTGCAGGCGCGTGGTGCCCAGTTCAACGGAACCACCTGGTACGACCGGACGAATTACTACGAAACGCTGCCCGCCAGTGAAGACAATCTGGAATTCGCTCTGAAGATGGAAGCCGACCGCATGCTGAACAGTTATGTGAAGGCGGAAGACCTGGCTTCAGAAATGACGGTTGTGCGGAACGAATTCGAACGAGGTGAAAACAGCCCGTCCCGCATGCTGATGCAAAAGGTGATGGCGACCGCATTTGAATGGCATAACTACGGAAAGTCGACGATCGGTAACCGGGCTGATATTGAGCGTGTGCCAATCGATCGTCTGAAAGCCTTCTACAAAAAATATTACCAGCCCGATAATGCCGTGCTGATTGTAGCCGGGAAGTTCGAAACGGATCAGGCTCTGCAACTGATCAACAAATATTTCGGCACCATCCCCCGTCCCGAGCGCAAACTGGATAAGACTTACACTGAAGAGCCTCCCCAGGAAGGCGAGCGGATCGTGACACTGAAACGCATTGGGGAAGTTCCCGTTGTCGGTGTCGCATATCACATCCCCGCAGCGGCACACAAAGACATGGCGGCTCTGGATGTGCTCGAATCAACGCTTACAGACGATCCTTCCGGCGTTCTGTATCAGGCCCTGGTGAAAACGAAAAAAGCATCCAGCGTATCGGGTTCGATTTTTGCGTTACACGATCCAGGCGTGCTGCGGCTGATGGTGGAAGTCATCAAAGGTAATGACCCGCAGGTGGTACTGGGAATTATGTTCGATACCCTGCAGGAAGTCCGGGACAAAGGAATCTCTCCCGAAAACGTGGCCCGCGCCAAACAGAAACTGTTGAAACAGTACGAACAGGCCGAAAACAACAGTTCCCGTCTCGCCGTTGAGCTCTCTGAATGGGTGGCGATGGGCGACTGGCGTCTGCGGTTCCTGTATCGAGATGCTCTGGAGAAAGTGACTCCCGAAGATGTCAAACGGGTTGCCGATGAATATCTGAAAGAGAACAACCGGACGGTTGGGATCTTTGTCCCCGTAGAGGAAAGCCAGAAAGTCGCGATCCCACAGGTGGCTGACATCGAAAAGATGATTGGCGATTACAAAGGCCGGGAAGCGGTCGCGACGGGTGAAAACTTCGACGTTTCTCCCGAGAATATCGAGAAACGGACCACCATTAAAACACTGCCCGGCGGTGTGAAAGTGGCGTTACTGTCTAAGAAGACGCGTGGCGAAGAGGTCAACCTGAAAATGACCCTGCGTTACGGTAACCTGGAAAATCTGCAAGGCAAGCGGACCGCTTGTGAGTTTCTGCCTGCGATTATGAAGCGGGGCACGAAGAACCTGACTCGTCAGCAGATTGAAGATGAACTGAATAAGCTGCGTGCACAACTTTCGCTCTCCGGTTCGCCGGGTGAAGTGAATGTAGGAATCAAAACCCGCCGCGACAGCCTGGGCAAAGTGCTCGATATTCTGCGTCAGATTCTGCGTGAGCCGACCCTGCCCGCCAGCGAACTGGAACTGCTGAAAACACAGCAGGTCGCGATGCTGGATAAGCAGAAAACCGATCCTCAGTCGCGGGCCATTCTCTCGGTACGGCGTCAACTGCGGCCCTATGCACCCGAAGATCCCCGCTATGTTCCGGATATCGATGAAGAGACTGCCCGCGTCAAAGCGTTGACGCAGAGTGATCTGCAGTCTCTGTATGAGAATTATCTGGGCGCCTCCGTGGGGGAAATCGCCGTTGTCGGTGATTTCGCAGAAGAGGAAATCTTCGAGCAGTTGGGAACCGTGCTGAACGACTGGAAATCTCCTGCCGAGTATGCTCATATTCCTTCAGAGCCACACAAGATTCCTGGCAAACTGACAGAGATCATCATTCCCGATAAAGCGAATGCGTTCTACTTCGCCGGTCTGACTTTTCCGATGAACAGCATGTCTCCCGAGTACCCGGATCTGATTGTCGCCGGTTCTGTTTTAGGATCCAGTGGTCTCTCCTCACGACTGGGTGACCGGGTACGTCAGAAGGAAGGTCTGGCTTATGGCGTGGGAGCGTTCATTCACGCAGACAATGTCGATCCCCGCGGATCGATATCCATCTACGCCAGCTGCAACCCGGACAATATGGAAAAGGTCGAAGTTGCGATCAAAGAAGAGCTGGAACTGCTGATTGCCAAAGGCATCACAGGTGAAGAACTGGCGAATGCCCAGAAAGGCTACCTGGAACAACAGGAAGTTTCTCGGACCAGCGATGCTTCACTGGCTGGAATTTTGACGACGAACCTGTTTGCCGATCGTGACATGACTTATTACATTGATCTGGAAAAGAAGATCAATGCGGTCACATCCGAAGCGGCTCAGAAGGCGTTTGCTAAATTCATTAACCCCAAAGATCTGATCATCACGGTCTCCGGGAGTTTGAAGAAGTAG